One segment of Pseudomonas sp. FP2196 DNA contains the following:
- a CDS encoding response regulator produces MSSVNKSILLVDDDQEIRELLETYLTRAGFQVRATADGASFRQALNEAPSDLVILDVMLPDEDGFSLCRWVRQHPRQAQVPIIMLTASSDEADRVIGLELGADDYLGKPFSPRELQARIKALLRRAQFGQERSGSEVLAFDDWRLDMVSHRLFHTDGEEVILSGADFALLKLFLDHPQEILDRDTIGNATRGRDLMPLDRIVDMAVSRLRQRLRDTEKPPRLIRTVRGSGYQLAANVVAGNGH; encoded by the coding sequence GTGAGCTCAGTCAACAAGTCGATATTGTTGGTCGATGACGACCAGGAAATACGCGAGTTGCTGGAAACCTACCTGACCCGCGCCGGGTTTCAGGTGCGGGCCACAGCCGATGGCGCCAGTTTCCGTCAGGCGCTCAACGAGGCGCCGAGCGATCTGGTGATCCTCGATGTCATGCTCCCCGACGAAGACGGCTTCAGCCTCTGCCGTTGGGTTCGTCAGCATCCGCGTCAGGCGCAGGTGCCGATCATCATGCTCACCGCCAGTTCCGACGAAGCCGATCGGGTGATCGGACTGGAACTCGGCGCCGACGACTACCTCGGCAAACCCTTCAGCCCCCGTGAACTGCAAGCCCGGATCAAGGCGCTGCTGCGCCGTGCGCAATTCGGTCAGGAACGCAGCGGCAGTGAAGTGCTGGCCTTCGACGATTGGCGGCTGGATATGGTCAGCCATCGCCTGTTCCACACCGACGGCGAAGAAGTGATTCTGTCCGGCGCCGACTTCGCTCTGCTAAAACTGTTTCTCGATCACCCGCAGGAAATACTCGACCGCGACACCATCGGCAACGCCACCCGTGGCCGTGATCTGATGCCGCTGGATCGCATCGTCGACATGGCCGTCAGCCGCTTGCGCCAACGCCTGCGCGACACGGAAAAACCGCCACGGCTGATCCGTACCGTGCGCGGCAGCGGCTACCAACTGGCAGCCAACGTGGTTGCCGGCAATGGTCACTGA
- a CDS encoding glucokinase produces the protein MKLALVGDIGGTNARFALWKNQQLESIQVLATADHASPEEAISLYLSGLGLVPGSIGSVCLSVAGPVSGDEFKFTNNHWRLSRKAFCKTLQVEQLLLVNDFSAMALGMTRLQPGEFRVVCEGTPEPLRPAVVIGPGTGLGVGTLLDLGEGRFAALPGEGGHVDLPLSSPRETQLWQHIHNEIGHVSAETALSGGGLPRVYRAICAVDGHEPTLDTPESITAAGLAGDPIALEVLEQFCCWLGRVAGNNVLTTGGRGGVYIVGGVIPRFADFFLESGFARSFADKGCMSDYFKGIPVWLVTAPYSGLVGAGVALDQSIPT, from the coding sequence TTGAAACTGGCTTTGGTCGGTGACATCGGAGGCACCAACGCGCGGTTTGCGTTGTGGAAAAATCAGCAGCTCGAATCGATTCAAGTGCTGGCCACGGCCGACCACGCCAGCCCGGAGGAGGCGATCAGTCTCTATCTGAGCGGGCTCGGTCTGGTGCCCGGTTCGATTGGTTCGGTATGCCTGTCGGTGGCCGGCCCCGTCAGTGGCGATGAATTCAAGTTCACCAACAACCACTGGCGCCTGAGCCGCAAGGCATTCTGCAAAACCTTGCAGGTCGAGCAGTTGTTGCTGGTCAACGACTTCTCGGCGATGGCGCTGGGCATGACTCGTTTGCAGCCGGGCGAGTTTCGTGTGGTCTGCGAGGGCACGCCGGAGCCGTTGCGTCCGGCGGTGGTGATCGGCCCGGGTACAGGCCTTGGCGTCGGTACTTTGCTCGACCTGGGTGAAGGTCGTTTTGCCGCGTTACCGGGTGAGGGCGGTCACGTCGATCTGCCGTTGAGCAGCCCGCGTGAAACCCAGTTGTGGCAGCACATCCATAACGAGATCGGCCATGTCAGCGCGGAAACCGCCTTGAGCGGTGGTGGTTTGCCACGGGTTTACCGGGCGATCTGCGCAGTGGATGGTCATGAGCCGACACTGGATACCCCGGAATCGATCACCGCTGCAGGATTAGCGGGTGACCCGATTGCGCTGGAAGTGCTGGAGCAGTTCTGCTGCTGGCTCGGGCGAGTGGCCGGTAACAACGTGCTGACCACGGGTGGTCGTGGCGGTGTGTACATCGTCGGCGGGGTGATTCCGCGCTTTGCCGATTTCTTCCTCGAAAGCGGTTTTGCTCGCAGCTTTGCTGACAAAGGTTGCATGAGCGATTACTTCAAGGGTATTCCGGTGTGGCTGGTGACGGCGCCGTATTCGGGGCTGGTGGGTGCTGGTGTGGCGCTGGATCAATCAATCCCGACCTGA
- a CDS encoding ATP-binding protein, with translation MVTESLRKLAAQVPVPRSLLGRMLLLTLLAVLFAQTLSSVIWVSQLRATQLEGLVTSARSLAHSMTASVSYFRSLPVAYRPLVLDQLRSMGGTRFVVTLNDKPLGMDVLPVTPRKAAVMKAVDEVLRQSLGHDTDISVTFVSPEDLRIFNAGLKLDELPRSWAHYALTLEPVNPPVLVTQIQMAPGEWLYIASLLPEPYTSLEEQGLPSQQVWFIVLTSGFLLLFIGLLVHWQSRPLKRLARAARDLSLGADVEPVAEGGGSEVVEVGRAFNTMRERISRYLTERSQLFSAISHDLRTPITRLRLRVELLEDEQLQTKFGRDLDELELLVKGALQCVKDTDIHENIEPVDLNHVLDCLVEPYLAPNGNGRVTQHGRALAAYSGKPLALKRCIGNLIDNALKYGQNAHLHIDDDESAFVLHVDDEGPGVPEQRLEQVFEPHFRLAGQQQGYGLGLGIARNIAHSHGGEVTLQNLREGGLRVTLQLPRSVD, from the coding sequence ATGGTCACTGAGTCTCTGCGTAAACTCGCCGCCCAAGTACCGGTGCCCCGTTCGCTGCTTGGGCGGATGTTGCTGCTGACCTTGCTCGCGGTGTTGTTCGCGCAAACCTTGTCGAGCGTGATCTGGGTTTCGCAACTGCGCGCCACCCAGCTCGAAGGTCTGGTCACCAGCGCCCGCAGCCTCGCCCATTCGATGACCGCCAGCGTCAGTTACTTTCGTTCGCTGCCGGTAGCGTATCGGCCGCTGGTACTCGACCAGTTGCGCAGCATGGGCGGCACCCGATTTGTCGTGACCCTCAACGACAAACCGTTGGGCATGGACGTGCTGCCGGTCACACCGCGCAAAGCGGCAGTGATGAAAGCGGTCGACGAAGTGCTGCGTCAATCCCTCGGCCATGACACCGACATCTCGGTGACTTTCGTCAGCCCCGAGGACCTGCGGATCTTCAACGCGGGGCTGAAACTCGATGAGCTGCCGCGTTCCTGGGCGCACTATGCGCTCACTCTTGAACCGGTGAATCCACCGGTGCTGGTCACCCAGATTCAGATGGCGCCGGGCGAATGGCTGTACATTGCTTCGCTGTTGCCCGAGCCCTACACCAGCCTTGAAGAGCAAGGCCTGCCGTCGCAGCAGGTATGGTTTATCGTCCTCACCAGCGGCTTTCTGCTGCTGTTTATCGGCTTGCTGGTGCATTGGCAGAGCCGACCGCTCAAACGCCTGGCCCGCGCGGCGCGGGACCTGTCGCTGGGGGCCGACGTCGAGCCAGTGGCCGAGGGCGGCGGCAGTGAAGTGGTCGAAGTGGGCCGCGCGTTCAACACCATGCGCGAACGCATCAGCCGTTACCTGACCGAGCGCAGCCAGTTGTTCAGCGCGATTTCCCACGACTTGCGCACGCCGATCACTCGCCTGCGTTTGCGCGTCGAACTGTTGGAAGACGAGCAACTGCAAACCAAGTTCGGCCGTGATCTGGATGAGTTGGAGTTGCTGGTCAAGGGCGCGCTGCAATGCGTGAAGGACACCGACATCCACGAGAACATCGAGCCGGTTGACCTCAATCATGTGCTCGATTGCCTGGTCGAGCCGTACCTGGCACCGAACGGCAATGGCCGCGTGACCCAGCATGGTCGGGCGCTGGCGGCATATTCGGGCAAGCCTTTGGCGTTGAAGCGTTGCATCGGCAACCTGATCGACAACGCCTTGAAGTACGGGCAGAACGCGCATCTGCACATCGATGACGATGAGAGTGCGTTTGTCCTGCATGTCGACGATGAAGGGCCGGGCGTGCCGGAGCAGCGGTTGGAGCAGGTGTTTGAACCGCACTTCAGGTTGGCGGGGCAGCAGCAGGGGTATGGGCTCGGCCTCGGGATTGCGCGCAATATCGCCCACAGCCATGGTGGGGAAGTGACGTTGCAGAATTTGCGTGAGGGTGGGTTGCGGGTGACGTTGCAGTTGCCGCGGTCGGTGGATTGA